Proteins encoded together in one Triticum dicoccoides isolate Atlit2015 ecotype Zavitan chromosome 7B, WEW_v2.0, whole genome shotgun sequence window:
- the LOC119336939 gene encoding U-box domain-containing protein 34-like, whose amino-acid sequence MASSGDPLAVAVAVRGDGRASRRAARWATAAPGRVALVHVIPPLAFVPTPTGEQVPLERMAAGVVEIFSQDRRARAQDVFLPFRRLFGSKTVETVVLEGDSVAEALARYAAESGVRNLVLGSATLSWFRRILWLQDLPNTVLKAMPCSCNVFIVSRHGLTIKLANQTQTDNSNTCSKIQSVSHRAFALQLRSQLQDKQSLHDLPDVNTPKSSGVSSSDSCSQARSSLSNSTSAAQSSESHRRRLFGSLCRKTPGRTGDTDFDAIGQLKEFPHVPLSSTEERIDEEAKQRKELQDKPMMYVEACENHVHAKKKIQVLSNGCSEDLQKVQDALQWEDFFKQKAAPEKNKHFRAIEEAEMVKEAFTRETYSKHNAETVTNMATTEKAKVLDALLSTGKSCRRYSRHEIELATKNFSDAKKIGEGGYGIVYRCTLDHTEVAVKVIQQDSRGKIDEFFKEIDILSRLHHPHLVLLLGFCPEIGCLVYEYMENGSLEDQLIDNEGRQPLHWFLRFQIIFEVARGLAFLHGTKPEPIVHRDLKPGNILLDKNYVSKIGDVGFAKLISDLAPDGFTEYRDDTVIAGTMYYMDPEYQLTGTVRPKSDLFALGIIILQLLTGKRPQGLILSVEEAIRKGTFPDILDVSLNDWPIAEAEMLAKLGLHCTALRCRDRPDLEQEVLPELENVLSSVTSSRKFESPKAVVPSHFICPVSQEVMDDPCVAADGHTYERRVIEAWLEEHKISPITKHVLPSLTIIPSHSLHEAIQQWKRSSR is encoded by the exons ATGGCGTCCTCGGGTGACCCCCTGGCGGTCGCGGTGGCCGTGCGCGGGGACGGCCGCGCCAGCCGCCGGGCTGCCAGGTGGGCCACCGCCGCCCCCGGCCGCGTCGCGCTCGTCCACGTAATCCCGCCCCTCGCCTTCGTCCCCACCCCCA CGGGGGAGCAGGTGCCGCTGGAGAGGATGGCGGCGGGGGTGGTGGAGATATTCTCGCAGGACCGGAGGGCGCGCGCGCAGGACGTCTTCCTCCCCTTCCGCCGCCTCTTCGGCAGCAAAACC GTGGAGACGGTGGTTCTGGAGGGGGACAGcgtcgcggaggcgctggccaggtACGCGGCCGAGTCCGGCGTCCGCAACCTGGTGCTCGGATCCGCAACCTTGAGCTGGTTCCGGAG GATATTATGGCTCCAAGATTTGCCCAATACTGTCTTAAAAGCCATGCCATGTTCTTGCAATGTATTTATCGTGTCCCGGCATGGATTAACTATAAAACTTGCGAATCAGACACAAACAGACA ACTCAAATACTTGCTCAAAGATCCAGTCAGTTAGTCATAGAGCATTTGCCCTACAACTGAGGAGCCAGTTGCAAGACAAACAATCATTGCACGACCTTCCTGATGTCAACACACCAAAATCTTCTGGAGTTTCTAGTTCTGACTCATGCTCTCAAGCCCGCAGTTCTCTTAGCAATTCTACGAGTGCTGCTCAAAGTTCAGAAAGTCATAGAAGACGTCTGTTTGGAAGCTTATGTCGAAAGACACCAGGGCGAACAGGGGACACAGATTTTGACGCCATTGGCCAGTTGAAGGAATTTCCTCATGTCCCCTTAAGTTCTACTGAAGAG CGTATAGATGAAGAAGCAAAGCAGAGGAAGGAGTTGCAGGATAAACCGATGATGTATGTCGAAGCTTGTGAAAATCACGTCCATGCTAAGAAAAAG ATCCAGGTGCTTTCTAATGGGTGTAGTGAAGATTTGCAGAAGGTGCAAGATGCACTACAGTGGGAGGATTTTTTCAAACAAAAAGCTGCACCGGAGAAAAACAAACATTTCAGAGCTATTGAAGAAGCTGAGATGGTGAAAGAGGCATTCACTCGTGAGACTTATTCCAAGCACAATGCTGAAACTGTAACCAACATGGCGACTACAGAGAAGGCAAAGGTTCTGGATGCTCTTCTGTCAACAGGCAAAAGTTGCAGGCGCTACTCGAGACATGAAATAGAGCTCGCCACCAAGAACTTCTCTGATGCAAAAAAGATCGGTGAGGGAGGCTATGGGATTGTATACAGGTGCACCCTTGATCACACTGAAGTAGCTGTCAAGGTTATCCAACAAGATTCCCGTGGCAAGATTGATGAGTTCTTTAAAGAG ATTGATATTCTCAGCCGACTTCACCATCCCCACCTGGTTTTGTTGCTTGGGTTTTGTCCTGAAATTGGATGTCTTGTATATGAATACATGGAGAATGGAAGTCTGGAAGATCAACTTATCGACAACGAAGGGCGCCAACCACTCCATTGGTTTCTGCGCTTCCAAATTATTTTTGAGGTAGCTCGTGGGCTTGCATTCTTGCATGGAACGAAGCCAGAGCCCATTGTGCATCGTGATCTGAAGCCTGGGAATATCTTGCTGGACAAGAACTATGTAAGCAAAATAGGTGACGTAGGTTTTGCGAAGCTCATATCAGATCTAGCGCCAGATGGTTTCACGGAATACAGAGACGACACCGTCATTGCCGGCACAATGTATTACATGGACCCTGAGTACCAGTTAACTGGGACAGTTCGTCCAAAATCAGATCTTTTCGCTCTGGGGATCATCATTCTCCAGCTGCTAACTGGCAAGCGTCCGCAGGGGCTAATACTTAGTGTAGAAGAGGCCATCCGAAAGGGCACATTTCCTGATATTCTCGACGTATCTCTGAATGATTGGCCAATCGCTGAGGCGGAGATGCTGGCAAAACTGGGGCTGCATTGTACGGCGCTAAGATGCAGGGACCGGCCTGATCTTGAGCAAGAGGTGCTTCCAGAGCTCGAAAATGTTCTAAGCAGTGTTACCAGTTCCCGGAAGTTTGAAAGTCCAAAAGCAGTTGTGCCAAGCCACTTCATCTGCCCTGTATCACAG GAGGTAATGGATGATCCTTGTGTTGCTGCTGATGGTCATACCTACGAGCGCAGGGTGATCGAAGCTTGGCTCGAGGAACACAAGATCTCCCCAATTACGAAACACGTGCTTCCGAGTCTGACCATAATTCCCAGCCATTCCTTGCACGAAGCGATCCAGCAATGGAAGCGGTCATCTAGATGA
- the LOC119336940 gene encoding (S)-coclaurine N-methyltransferase-like, whose amino-acid sequence MAAAAVAARAYEAAARSALAALERNLLPDAVTRRLTRLLLAQRLRLGYLPSAPLQLQDLILFAHSLEGMPIAIETDTAKTQHYELPTTFFKLVLGKNLKYSSCYFPDDSSTLEDAEVAMLELYCERAQLQDGQSVLDVGCGWGSLSVYIAKKYRNCNITGICNSTTQKAFIEEQCRENELSNVEIIVADISKFEMERSFDRIISIEMFEHMKNYKALLKKISRWMKEDSLLFVHYFCHKTFAYHFEDKNDDDWITRYFFTGGTMPSANLLLYFQEDVSVVNHWLVSGTHYARTSEEWLKRMDKNIAAIRPIFEKTYGRESATKWIAYWRTFFISVAELFGYNNGDEWMVAHHLFRKK is encoded by the exons atggcggcggcggctgtggcggCGCGGGCGTACGAGGCAGCGGCGCGGTCCGcgctggcggcgctggagcgcaACCTGCTGCCGGACGCGGTCACCCGGCGGCTCACGCGCCTCCTGCTCGCGCAGCGCCTCCGCCTCGGCTACCTCCCCTCCGCGCCGCTCCAGCTGCAGGACCTCATCCTCTTCGCCCACT CACTTGAAGGCATGCCCATTGCCATCGAAACGGACACAGCTAAAACCCAGCACTACGAGCTGCCGACCACATTCTTCAAGCTAGTGCTCGGAAAAAACCTCAAATACAG CTCATGTTACTTCCCTGATGATTCAAGCACCCTAGAAGATGCCGAGGTTGCAATGTTGGAGTTGTACTGTGAGAGGGCGCAGCTGCAAGATGGCCAAAGCGTTCTCGATGTTGGATGTGGATGGGGATCCCTCTCTGTATACATAGCAAAGAAATATAGGAACTGCAATATCACGGGGATATGCAACTCAACAACTCAAAAGGCTTTTATAGAAGAGCAGTGTAG GGAGAATGAGCTATCCAATGTTGAGATCATTGTAGCAGACATCAGCAAGTTTGAGATGGAGCGTTCTTTTGACAGGATCATATCGATAGAGATGTTTGAG CACATGAAAAACTACAAGGCACTTCTTAAGAAGATATCCAGATGGATGAAAGAGGATTCCTTATTGTTTGTTCACTACTTCTGCCACAAGACATTTGCGTATCACTTCGAG GACAAGAATGACGATGATTGGATCACAAGGTATTTCTTTACTGGAGGAACAATGCCATCAGCAAACCTCCTTCTGTACTTTCAG GAAGATGTATCTGTGGTCAATCATTGGCTTGTCAGTGGCACACATTATGCTAGAACTAG CGAGGAGTGGCTGAAACGCATGGACAAGAACATCGCTGCCATAAGGCCAATCTTTGAGAAGACTTATGGGAGGGAATCAGCTACCAAATGGATAGCTTATTGGAGGACATTCTTCATCTCAGTAGCTGAACTTTTTGGATATAACAATGGTGATGAATGGATGGTTGCACATCACCTGTTCCGAAAGAAGTAG